A part of Prolixibacteraceae bacterium genomic DNA contains:
- the dut gene encoding dUTP diphosphatase, whose product MTSVKIINRSKNSLPHYGTEAAAGMDLRANIEEPITLKPLQRTLVPTGLFIELPVGYEAQVRPRSGLAFKHGITVLNSPGTIDADYRGEICIILVNLSEEPFVIENGERIAQMVVAKHETVKWEEVEVLNDTQRGEGGFGHTGKK is encoded by the coding sequence ATGACATCAGTTAAAATAATAAACAGATCTAAAAACAGCCTTCCTCATTATGGAACAGAAGCTGCTGCAGGAATGGATCTAAGAGCAAATATAGAAGAACCAATCACATTAAAACCACTTCAGAGAACATTGGTTCCTACAGGATTGTTTATTGAATTACCAGTAGGATATGAAGCACAAGTAAGACCACGTAGTGGACTGGCTTTCAAACATGGAATCACTGTTCTAAATAGTCCTGGAACAATCGATGCGGATTACAGAGGCGAGATTTGTATCATCCTCGTTAATCTTTCTGAAGAGCCGTTTGTTATTGAAAATGGAGAGCGTATTGCTCAAATGGTGGTAGCAAAACACGAAACCGTTAAATGGGAAGAGGTGGAAGTGCTAAATGATACTCAAAGAGGTGAAGGTGGTTTTGGCCACACAGGAAAGAAATAA
- a CDS encoding tetratricopeptide repeat protein: protein MMKIHKVLIGATLLVALLSCSTSKKITSSKNKANPVALKGNSSDTKLSEEMSLQFEYLFIEGLKQRMLGNFEGAIALFSKCLEIDPKSAISMYELSTIHIAKKDITSALGLLEKAYLLEPSNDTYAMLLAQVFEQRKRYDKAADIYEQLVAKHPTNLDYIYRNAALYASSNQFEEAIKMYDRLEKEMGLNERISVAKEQIYLSLKKPKKAREEIQRLIDSNPKETKYYGLMADLYMKEDNRETALKYYNKVLEIDPKDGFVHISLANYYREGKQPQKALFHVEKAMQSTTLDTGTKIQMFLLLTAPKTEFVVSDEEKEKLLGYMIAANPSESRPHALFAEYLIQKQEFKRAQEQFQYAIDLEGSNYIYWERVIMLDNQLLDWDAMKANTEKALLKFPNKPLLYIFKSLTLLQDKQYTEMLPILEKAEVLPDVNKAMLSQIYTYKAEALYNLDKFEEAWKAYDKVVELDPTNYMAMNNFAYYLSLRSEQLEKAERLSALVVEKNPNNPTYLDTYAWVLFMKKDYRLAKFYMKNAIDSMDNVNPTLYEHYGDILYFLDDIDGALNNWNKAKKEGIESEILDKKIKGKKYYSE, encoded by the coding sequence ATGATGAAAATACACAAAGTACTCATAGGAGCAACGCTACTTGTAGCCTTACTCTCATGTAGTACGAGTAAGAAGATTACATCCTCAAAAAATAAAGCTAATCCTGTTGCCTTGAAGGGTAATAGCTCAGACACGAAACTGTCTGAGGAGATGAGTCTTCAATTTGAATATCTTTTTATTGAAGGTTTAAAACAGCGTATGCTTGGTAATTTTGAGGGGGCTATTGCTCTATTCTCTAAGTGTCTAGAGATAGACCCAAAGTCTGCCATTTCTATGTATGAGTTATCTACAATACATATTGCAAAAAAAGATATCACTAGTGCATTAGGGCTGCTTGAAAAAGCTTATTTGTTAGAGCCTTCAAATGATACGTATGCCATGTTGTTGGCTCAGGTATTTGAACAGCGAAAGAGGTATGATAAAGCAGCAGATATTTATGAACAGCTTGTAGCCAAACATCCTACGAACCTCGACTATATATATCGTAACGCGGCACTATATGCTTCATCAAATCAATTTGAAGAGGCCATAAAGATGTATGATCGCTTAGAGAAAGAGATGGGGCTTAATGAACGTATTTCTGTGGCAAAAGAACAGATATATCTTTCATTAAAGAAGCCAAAGAAAGCGAGAGAAGAGATCCAGCGATTAATTGATAGTAATCCTAAGGAGACAAAATATTATGGTCTTATGGCGGATCTATACATGAAAGAGGATAATAGAGAAACCGCTTTAAAGTATTACAATAAAGTGCTTGAAATTGATCCTAAAGATGGCTTTGTTCACATCTCACTTGCGAACTACTATCGTGAAGGTAAACAGCCACAGAAGGCGCTCTTTCATGTCGAGAAAGCAATGCAAAGCACTACATTGGATACTGGTACCAAGATTCAGATGTTTCTTCTTCTAACGGCACCCAAAACAGAGTTTGTAGTTTCGGATGAAGAGAAAGAGAAGTTGCTTGGGTATATGATTGCTGCAAATCCTAGTGAGAGTAGACCACATGCACTTTTTGCAGAGTATTTAATTCAGAAGCAAGAGTTTAAGAGAGCACAAGAGCAGTTTCAATATGCCATCGACCTAGAGGGGAGTAATTATATATATTGGGAACGAGTTATCATGCTGGATAACCAACTTCTTGATTGGGATGCAATGAAAGCAAATACAGAGAAGGCATTACTCAAGTTTCCAAACAAGCCTCTTTTGTACATCTTCAAATCGCTAACACTATTGCAAGATAAGCAGTATACAGAGATGCTTCCTATTCTTGAAAAAGCAGAGGTATTACCAGATGTAAATAAGGCAATGCTTTCGCAGATCTATACCTACAAAGCAGAAGCACTCTATAATCTTGATAAGTTTGAAGAGGCATGGAAAGCATATGATAAGGTTGTTGAATTAGATCCAACAAACTATATGGCGATGAATAATTTTGCATATTATTTATCACTTCGTAGTGAGCAGTTAGAAAAGGCTGAGAGACTTAGTGCTTTGGTTGTGGAGAAAAATCCCAATAACCCTACCTATCTTGATACTTATGCTTGGGTACTATTCATGAAAAAGGACTATCGTTTGGCTAAATTCTATATGAAGAATGCTATTGATAGTATGGACAATGTAAATCCTACTCTTTATGAACATTATGGAGATATTCTATATTTCTTAGATGATATTGATGGAGCCTTAAACAATTGGAATAAAGCTAAGAAAGAGGGAATAGAGTCTGAGATCCTAGATAAAAAAATTAAAGGTAAGAAGTATTACTCCGAGTAA
- a CDS encoding glutaminyl-peptide cyclotransferase yields MKRIRQVSTLYFSIIITLLLFGNTSCKTTSNTRKPVSVVKMTKKSTIGKEVLITIKVLPKGGQIEKASLYVNNTKVKDLESFECSEILPKELLRIGKNSIKVEALKDNGQTGTTRRELILFASKAPEKLGYRVVGSYPHSPEHFTEGLEFNNGLLYESTGENGTSVIYKTKFQRGEIVSATALNKEFFGEGITLLDGKVYQLTYKKQKAFVYDNTTMAQIGNFSFPNKEGWGLTNNGKELIMSDGSSTIYFVDPSTFKEVRRVNVFSNQREYTYLNELEYVNGYIYANIWTTEDIVKIDSKTGEVVAIISLTGLSSSAQMKSKKAIDVMNGIAYNPKDSMLYVTGKYWPLLYKIELTKEDLPVKP; encoded by the coding sequence ATGAAACGAATTAGACAAGTCAGTACACTATATTTCTCAATAATAATTACCTTACTTTTGTTCGGAAATACCTCATGTAAAACGACTTCGAATACACGAAAACCTGTCTCTGTGGTGAAGATGACAAAGAAGTCAACAATCGGTAAAGAGGTGTTAATAACTATAAAGGTGCTACCCAAAGGTGGCCAAATAGAGAAAGCATCTCTATATGTGAATAATACAAAAGTTAAGGATCTAGAGAGCTTTGAGTGTAGTGAAATCCTTCCTAAAGAGCTTCTTCGCATTGGAAAAAATAGTATAAAAGTCGAAGCATTAAAGGATAATGGTCAGACGGGAACCACTCGTCGTGAACTTATCTTATTTGCATCCAAGGCTCCTGAAAAATTGGGGTATAGGGTTGTCGGTAGCTACCCTCATTCACCCGAACATTTCACAGAAGGTCTCGAATTTAATAATGGACTTCTATATGAAAGTACAGGAGAGAATGGAACTTCGGTTATCTATAAAACAAAGTTCCAGCGTGGAGAGATTGTCTCCGCTACAGCATTGAATAAAGAGTTCTTCGGCGAAGGTATAACCCTGTTAGATGGTAAGGTGTATCAGCTAACTTACAAGAAGCAGAAAGCTTTTGTTTATGACAATACCACCATGGCTCAAATTGGAAATTTTTCCTTTCCTAACAAAGAAGGATGGGGACTAACGAATAATGGTAAAGAGCTCATCATGAGTGATGGTTCCTCCACCATATATTTTGTAGATCCATCTACCTTCAAGGAGGTTCGTAGAGTAAATGTATTCTCAAACCAGAGAGAGTATACCTATCTGAATGAACTCGAATATGTGAATGGTTATATATATGCCAATATATGGACCACAGAAGATATAGTTAAGATCGATAGTAAAACAGGAGAAGTGGTTGCGATTATTTCTTTAACAGGACTCTCTAGCTCTGCCCAAATGAAGAGCAAAAAAGCGATAGATGTAATGAACGGCATTGCATATAATCCCAAAGATAGCATGCTCTATGTAACGGGTAAATATTGGCCCCTACTGTATAAAATAGAGCTTACAAAAGAGGATTTACCTGTTAAACCTTAA
- a CDS encoding oligosaccharide flippase family protein, which yields MSTIKKLAGQTVIYGLSSILPRFLNYFLALFYTRIFLPESLGEITNMFAWVAILMALLTYGMETAFFRYASQKGQDIVSVFTTSFLTMVVSSMVFLSLTFLFNTPLADFFGYHNADKYVRWLSYILVLDAVSTIPFAKLRLEGRPVKFMIIKLLNVSINIGFNLFFLVLCPWLTKESPDSVLLHIYDPNISVGYVLISNVIASLFSLILLIPEMHISIRKYDPRLLKQLLIYGIPILVVSVAGMVNQNIDKVLIPKLIKPHTDAMYQLGIYGANAKLAVIMTLFVQAFRYAFEPFFFARQKETEDKKIYADILTYFVIFCLAVFLGITLFIDQIKMILDPKYYEGLGVVPYILIANMLVGIYYNLSLWYKLTDKTYFGAYFSIGGALITISINSLFLSTYGYKVAAIAQVVCFAVMTVASYYYMRKYYPIDYNVKRVILLVIFALSLYFSGQYLPDVNTILGFVLRGFTILVFLVLSLLPELKVELEKRSRG from the coding sequence ATGAGTACCATTAAGAAATTAGCAGGACAAACTGTAATTTATGGATTGAGTTCAATTCTTCCAAGGTTTCTCAACTATTTCCTAGCTCTATTTTACACACGTATTTTTCTTCCCGAATCGTTAGGGGAGATCACCAACATGTTTGCATGGGTAGCCATTTTAATGGCACTATTAACCTATGGTATGGAGACAGCATTCTTTCGATATGCATCACAAAAAGGGCAAGATATTGTATCTGTATTTACGACTTCATTTCTTACGATGGTGGTCAGTTCAATGGTATTCTTGTCTTTGACATTCCTCTTCAATACGCCATTGGCTGATTTTTTTGGCTACCATAATGCTGATAAATATGTAAGATGGTTGTCATACATACTCGTATTGGATGCGGTATCCACTATTCCATTTGCAAAGCTAAGGCTTGAAGGGCGACCTGTTAAGTTTATGATTATCAAACTACTGAACGTATCTATCAATATCGGTTTTAACCTGTTTTTCTTGGTATTGTGTCCATGGTTAACGAAAGAGAGTCCTGATAGTGTTCTTCTGCACATATATGATCCCAATATTAGTGTAGGTTATGTTCTTATATCCAATGTTATTGCATCGCTATTTTCACTTATATTGTTAATTCCAGAGATGCATATCTCTATTCGTAAATATGACCCAAGGCTACTAAAACAACTCTTGATATATGGTATTCCCATACTTGTTGTATCGGTGGCAGGAATGGTAAATCAGAATATTGATAAGGTCTTAATTCCCAAGTTAATTAAGCCACATACTGATGCGATGTATCAATTGGGGATATATGGAGCAAATGCAAAGTTGGCAGTGATTATGACCCTCTTTGTTCAAGCATTTAGATATGCCTTTGAACCCTTCTTTTTTGCACGACAAAAAGAGACTGAGGATAAAAAGATATATGCAGATATTTTGACCTATTTTGTCATATTCTGCTTGGCAGTGTTCCTTGGTATCACACTTTTTATTGATCAAATAAAAATGATCTTAGATCCAAAATACTACGAAGGGTTGGGCGTGGTGCCATATATTCTGATCGCAAATATGCTGGTGGGAATTTATTATAACCTGTCTCTTTGGTATAAGCTAACCGATAAGACCTATTTTGGTGCCTATTTTTCTATCGGGGGTGCATTGATAACGATCTCAATAAATTCCTTATTTTTGTCAACTTATGGCTACAAAGTTGCAGCTATAGCACAGGTGGTTTGTTTTGCGGTGATGACCGTAGCAAGCTATTACTATATGAGGAAATATTACCCTATAGATTATAATGTTAAGCGAGTTATACTATTAGTGATCTTCGCTTTATCATTATACTTTTCAGGTCAATATCTTCCAGACGTTAACACTATCTTGGGATTTGTTCTCAGGGGATTTACTATCTTAGTCTTTCTTGTACTTTCACTTCTTCCGGAGTTGAAAGTGGAGTTAGAAAAAAGAAGCAGAGGGTAG